The Kitasatospora paranensis genome has a window encoding:
- the cutA gene encoding divalent-cation tolerance protein CutA produces MADFLTVSTTTDSADSAAALARSAVTARLAACAQVEGPVTSVYWWRGTVDTAQEWRVVLKTTGERYAALEAHLRAAHPYEVPEVIAVPVVAGSPDYLAWVGAETTGH; encoded by the coding sequence ATGGCCGACTTCCTGACGGTGTCCACGACGACCGACAGCGCCGACTCCGCGGCCGCGCTGGCCCGTTCGGCGGTGACGGCGCGGCTGGCCGCCTGCGCGCAGGTGGAGGGGCCGGTGACCTCCGTCTACTGGTGGCGCGGCACGGTGGACACCGCGCAGGAGTGGCGGGTCGTGCTGAAGACGACGGGCGAGCGGTACGCCGCGCTGGAGGCCCACCTGCGGGCGGCGCATCCGTACGAGGTGCCCGAGGTGATCGCCGTCCCGGTGGTGGCGGGGAGCCCGGACTACCTGGCCTGGGTGGGGGCGGAGACCACCGGGCACTGA